A genomic stretch from Megalobrama amblycephala isolate DHTTF-2021 linkage group LG22, ASM1881202v1, whole genome shotgun sequence includes:
- the hnf4g gene encoding hepatocyte nuclear factor 4-gamma isoform X2, translating to MQIVVGRGEENMPTEPNISQGENGVSSNCAICGDKATGKHYGASSCDGCKGFFRRSIRKSHVYSCRFNRQCVVDKDKRNQCRFCRLHKCFRAGMKKEAVQNERDRISSRRNMQDSHDLPPITALAHAEALSQQINAASPMGPADVSEKKSATISDVCESMKQQLLVLVEWAKYIPAFGELPLDDQVSLLRAHAGEHLLLGVAKRSMPYKDLLLLGNGCVVHRNCPEPEIGRVSNRVLDELVLPFQDIQIDDNEYAALKAIVFFDPDAKSLRDPSKIKAMRYQVQMSLEDYINDRQYDSRGRFGELLLLLPTLQSITWQMIEQLQFIKLFGLAKIDNLLQEMLLGGLTTEQPHLHHNGHPQVPVTGQTIVISSIPGPAHSQQMASPDTPIPSPTSVQNQEAYKPSGSPALLLPPQPMSNRPSPEPPL from the exons AAAACATGCCGACAGAGCCCAACATCAGTCAAGGAGAAAATGGCGTGAGCTCCAACTGTGCAATCTGTGGCGACAAAGCCACAGGTAAACATTATGGCGCCTCCAGCTGTGATGGCTGCAAAGGCTTCTTCCGCCGGAGCATCAGGAAAAGTCATGTCTACTCCTGCAG GTTTAATCGTCAGTGTGTCGTTGATAAAGACAAAAGGAACCAGTGCCGTTTCTGCAGACTTCACAAATGCTTTCGAGCTGGAATGAAGAAAGAAG CTGTGCAGAATGAGCGGGACCGTATCAGCTCTAGGAGGAACATGCAAGACTCACATGATCTGCCGCCAATCACAGCCCTCGCTCACGCTGAAGCTCTCTCGCAGCAG ATCAACGCCGCCAGCCCAATGGGCCCTGCTGATGTTTCAGAGAAAAAATCAGCCACTATCAGTGATGTCTGTGAATCTATGAAGCAACAGCTGCTTGTTCTGGTAGAGTGGGCTAAATACATCCCAGCCTTCGGCGAATTGCCACTTGATGACCAG GTTAGTTTATTACGGGCTCATGCTGGCGAACACCTTCTGCTTGGTGTGGCTAAAAGGTCAATGCCATACAAAGACCTTTTGCTTCTAG GTAATGGCTGTGTTGTCCATCGAAACTGCCCTGAGCCGGAAATAGGTCGCGTGTCTAACCGAGTCTTGGATGAACTGGTCTTGCCCTTCCAGGACATCCAAATTGACGACAATGAATATGCAGCGCTAAAGGCCATTGTGTTCTTTGATCCAG ACGCCAAAAGCTTAAGAGACCCCTCTAAGATCAAGGCGATGCGCTATCAGGTTCAAATGAGTCTGGAAGACTACATTAATGACCGGCAGTATGACTCTCGTGGGCGATTCGGGGAGCTTTTGCTGCTGCTTCCTACTCTGCAAAGCATCACCTGGCAGATGATTGAGCAGCTACAGTTTATCAAGCTTTTTGGTCTTGCCAAGATAGATAACCTGCTGCAGGAGATGCTTCTTGGGG gtTTGACCACAGAACAACCTCACTTACATCACAATGGTCACCCTCAGGTTCCAGTAACAGGACAGACTATAGTCATTAGCTCCATACCAGGACCTGCACACTCACAGCAGATGG CATCCCCAGATACCCCCATTCCATCTCCCACTTCAGTACAGAACCAGGAGGCCTATAAGCCCTCCGGCAGCCCGGCTCTCCTGCTACCGCCACAGCCGATGTCAAACAGACCTTCTCCTGAGCCTCCTCTATGA
- the hnf4g gene encoding hepatocyte nuclear factor 4-gamma isoform X3 — protein MPTEPNISQGENGVSSNCAICGDKATGKHYGASSCDGCKGFFRRSIRKSHVYSCRFNRQCVVDKDKRNQCRFCRLHKCFRAGMKKEAVQNERDRISSRRNMQDSHDLPPITALAHAEALSQQINAASPMGPADVSEKKSATISDVCESMKQQLLVLVEWAKYIPAFGELPLDDQVSLLRAHAGEHLLLGVAKRSMPYKDLLLLGNGCVVHRNCPEPEIGRVSNRVLDELVLPFQDIQIDDNEYAALKAIVFFDPDAKSLRDPSKIKAMRYQVQMSLEDYINDRQYDSRGRFGELLLLLPTLQSITWQMIEQLQFIKLFGLAKIDNLLQEMLLGGLTTEQPHLHHNGHPQVPVTGQTIVISSIPGPAHSQQMASPDTPIPSPTSVQNQEAYKPSGSPALLLPPQPMSNRPSPEPPL, from the exons ATGCCGACAGAGCCCAACATCAGTCAAGGAGAAAATGGCGTGAGCTCCAACTGTGCAATCTGTGGCGACAAAGCCACAGGTAAACATTATGGCGCCTCCAGCTGTGATGGCTGCAAAGGCTTCTTCCGCCGGAGCATCAGGAAAAGTCATGTCTACTCCTGCAG GTTTAATCGTCAGTGTGTCGTTGATAAAGACAAAAGGAACCAGTGCCGTTTCTGCAGACTTCACAAATGCTTTCGAGCTGGAATGAAGAAAGAAG CTGTGCAGAATGAGCGGGACCGTATCAGCTCTAGGAGGAACATGCAAGACTCACATGATCTGCCGCCAATCACAGCCCTCGCTCACGCTGAAGCTCTCTCGCAGCAG ATCAACGCCGCCAGCCCAATGGGCCCTGCTGATGTTTCAGAGAAAAAATCAGCCACTATCAGTGATGTCTGTGAATCTATGAAGCAACAGCTGCTTGTTCTGGTAGAGTGGGCTAAATACATCCCAGCCTTCGGCGAATTGCCACTTGATGACCAG GTTAGTTTATTACGGGCTCATGCTGGCGAACACCTTCTGCTTGGTGTGGCTAAAAGGTCAATGCCATACAAAGACCTTTTGCTTCTAG GTAATGGCTGTGTTGTCCATCGAAACTGCCCTGAGCCGGAAATAGGTCGCGTGTCTAACCGAGTCTTGGATGAACTGGTCTTGCCCTTCCAGGACATCCAAATTGACGACAATGAATATGCAGCGCTAAAGGCCATTGTGTTCTTTGATCCAG ACGCCAAAAGCTTAAGAGACCCCTCTAAGATCAAGGCGATGCGCTATCAGGTTCAAATGAGTCTGGAAGACTACATTAATGACCGGCAGTATGACTCTCGTGGGCGATTCGGGGAGCTTTTGCTGCTGCTTCCTACTCTGCAAAGCATCACCTGGCAGATGATTGAGCAGCTACAGTTTATCAAGCTTTTTGGTCTTGCCAAGATAGATAACCTGCTGCAGGAGATGCTTCTTGGGG gtTTGACCACAGAACAACCTCACTTACATCACAATGGTCACCCTCAGGTTCCAGTAACAGGACAGACTATAGTCATTAGCTCCATACCAGGACCTGCACACTCACAGCAGATGG CATCCCCAGATACCCCCATTCCATCTCCCACTTCAGTACAGAACCAGGAGGCCTATAAGCCCTCCGGCAGCCCGGCTCTCCTGCTACCGCCACAGCCGATGTCAAACAGACCTTCTCCTGAGCCTCCTCTATGA
- the hnf4g gene encoding hepatocyte nuclear factor 4-gamma isoform X1 — protein sequence MKFSPTPLPKSLLDMDVANYCEGLDPTYSTLGFENAEVLYCGENMPTEPNISQGENGVSSNCAICGDKATGKHYGASSCDGCKGFFRRSIRKSHVYSCRFNRQCVVDKDKRNQCRFCRLHKCFRAGMKKEAVQNERDRISSRRNMQDSHDLPPITALAHAEALSQQINAASPMGPADVSEKKSATISDVCESMKQQLLVLVEWAKYIPAFGELPLDDQVSLLRAHAGEHLLLGVAKRSMPYKDLLLLGNGCVVHRNCPEPEIGRVSNRVLDELVLPFQDIQIDDNEYAALKAIVFFDPDAKSLRDPSKIKAMRYQVQMSLEDYINDRQYDSRGRFGELLLLLPTLQSITWQMIEQLQFIKLFGLAKIDNLLQEMLLGGLTTEQPHLHHNGHPQVPVTGQTIVISSIPGPAHSQQMASPDTPIPSPTSVQNQEAYKPSGSPALLLPPQPMSNRPSPEPPL from the exons ATGAAGTTTTCACCAACTCCTCTTCCTAAATCTTTGTTAGACATGGATGTAGCCAATTACTGCGAGGGCCTAGACCCGACCTATAGCACACTGGGCTTTGAGAATGCTGAGGTGCTTTATTGTGGTG AAAACATGCCGACAGAGCCCAACATCAGTCAAGGAGAAAATGGCGTGAGCTCCAACTGTGCAATCTGTGGCGACAAAGCCACAGGTAAACATTATGGCGCCTCCAGCTGTGATGGCTGCAAAGGCTTCTTCCGCCGGAGCATCAGGAAAAGTCATGTCTACTCCTGCAG GTTTAATCGTCAGTGTGTCGTTGATAAAGACAAAAGGAACCAGTGCCGTTTCTGCAGACTTCACAAATGCTTTCGAGCTGGAATGAAGAAAGAAG CTGTGCAGAATGAGCGGGACCGTATCAGCTCTAGGAGGAACATGCAAGACTCACATGATCTGCCGCCAATCACAGCCCTCGCTCACGCTGAAGCTCTCTCGCAGCAG ATCAACGCCGCCAGCCCAATGGGCCCTGCTGATGTTTCAGAGAAAAAATCAGCCACTATCAGTGATGTCTGTGAATCTATGAAGCAACAGCTGCTTGTTCTGGTAGAGTGGGCTAAATACATCCCAGCCTTCGGCGAATTGCCACTTGATGACCAG GTTAGTTTATTACGGGCTCATGCTGGCGAACACCTTCTGCTTGGTGTGGCTAAAAGGTCAATGCCATACAAAGACCTTTTGCTTCTAG GTAATGGCTGTGTTGTCCATCGAAACTGCCCTGAGCCGGAAATAGGTCGCGTGTCTAACCGAGTCTTGGATGAACTGGTCTTGCCCTTCCAGGACATCCAAATTGACGACAATGAATATGCAGCGCTAAAGGCCATTGTGTTCTTTGATCCAG ACGCCAAAAGCTTAAGAGACCCCTCTAAGATCAAGGCGATGCGCTATCAGGTTCAAATGAGTCTGGAAGACTACATTAATGACCGGCAGTATGACTCTCGTGGGCGATTCGGGGAGCTTTTGCTGCTGCTTCCTACTCTGCAAAGCATCACCTGGCAGATGATTGAGCAGCTACAGTTTATCAAGCTTTTTGGTCTTGCCAAGATAGATAACCTGCTGCAGGAGATGCTTCTTGGGG gtTTGACCACAGAACAACCTCACTTACATCACAATGGTCACCCTCAGGTTCCAGTAACAGGACAGACTATAGTCATTAGCTCCATACCAGGACCTGCACACTCACAGCAGATGG CATCCCCAGATACCCCCATTCCATCTCCCACTTCAGTACAGAACCAGGAGGCCTATAAGCCCTCCGGCAGCCCGGCTCTCCTGCTACCGCCACAGCCGATGTCAAACAGACCTTCTCCTGAGCCTCCTCTATGA